The genomic DNA TGGTGCGTCCGTTCAATCCTTCCGAGGTGCGTGACCGTATCAATCTGACCCTGTGCCGCGCCATGCGTGCGCTCGATGCCAATCCGCTTTCCAAGTTGCCCGGAAATACTTCGATTATTCAGCGGATTCAACAGCTTATCGACGGCAAGGAAGACTTCGCGCTTGCGTATTGCGACCTGGATTATTTCAAATCCTACAATGACAAGTATGGATTTTCGCGAGGCGATGAAATCTTGATGATGTCGGCGCGGCTTATCGTCAATACCATTCGCAGTTATCAGGGTGTCCTGAGTTTCGTGGGGCATGTGGGCGGTGATGATTTCGTGTTCATTTTGCCGCCGGACAAGGTGGAAGATGCCTGTCAGCGAATCATCAAGGCGTTTGATGATATCGTGCCGCATTTTTATGATCCGGATGACCGGGCCCGTGGCAATATCACGTCCGTGGATCGCGAGGGGAACACCAAGGTCTTTCCGTTGATGGCCATCTCCATCGCTGTCGTGGTCAATACCGAGGCCCGTATCGGGCACTATGGTGAAGTTTCTTCCATCGCCATGGGTTTGAAAAAGAAGGCCAAGGAAAATCCAGCGAGCTGTTATGTCATCGACCGGCGCAAAGCGTAATCAGCCCGGAGAATTTGTCCGTGGTTTTCTCGCCTACCTCGAGGTTGAGAAAGGATATTCCGCTGCCACGATCCGTTCCTACGGTACGGACCTTGAGCAGTTCGAGTTGTTTCTGAAACGGGCGAAACGTTCCTTGGAGAAGCCGGGGCGCGTGACACGCGATCATGTCCGGGGTTTTCTGGCGGACCTGCACCGGCAGCAGCTTTCCAAAAGTACGGTGGGGCGCAAGCTTTCCAGTCTTCGGGCGTATTTCAAATATCTCATGCGCCACAAGGTTGTGGCGAAAAATCCCATGGCGGGTATCCGAAATCCCAAGCAGGAGAAGCGGCATCCGCAATTGCTTAATGTCGATCAGGCTGTTTCCATGATGGAAGCCGCCATTGAACCGGACCCTGAAGGATTGCGCGATCTGGCACTCGCCGAGGTGCTGTATGGATCGGGACTCCGCATCAGTGAGGCCATCGGTCTTGACCTGAATGATGTGGATTCCGATGTTATTCGTGTCGTTGGAAAGGGGAGCAAGGAGCGCATTGTTCCCTTGAGCGACGCGGCGGTGAAACGGATTCGGCGGTACATGGAGCAGCGTCACGCCTTGCTCAAGGATGATTACTCCGAGCAGGCGTTGTTCTTGAGTGTGCGGGGAGCCAAGCGGCTGAACCGGCGGCAGGCAAATCGAATTGTGGCCAAGCTGGCGAGGCTGGCAGGGCTTCCCAAGGACGTGCATCCGCACATGCTGCGCCACAGCTTTGCCACACACATGCTGGAGGCCGGGGCCGACCTGCGGAGCGTACAGGAATTGCTCGGGCACGAGAATCTCACCACGACCCAGCGTTACACGCATCTGGACATGCAGCATATCATGCAGGTATACGATCAGGCGCACCCCCGGTCTGCTGAAAAGGACGATGGGGAAAAATAGAATTTACAACCACCATACGGAGAAGATGAATGGAAAATCCCATGGTCCTTCTGGAAACCCCGGAAGGCGAGATTTTGATAGAGCTGTACGCTGACAAGGCCCCTGCAACCGTTGAGAACTTTCTCAAATATGTGGACGATGAGTTTTATGATGGCACCCTGTTCCACCGTGTCATCAAGGGATTCATGATCCAGGGTGGCGGGCTGACTTTTTCCATGGAGGAAAAGGAAACCCGTGAAGCCATTGCGAATGAGGCGACCAACGGGTTGAAGAATGTCGAGGGAACCGTGGCTGTGGCCCGAACCCTTGATCCGCACAGCGGCGCGGCCCAGTTCTTCATCAATGTGGCGGACAATGCGGACCTCGATCACACGGACGAGACTGACGAGAATTTCGGTTACTGCGTGTTCGGTGAGGTGATTGACGGCATGGACGTCGCCATGA from uncultured Pseudodesulfovibrio sp. includes the following:
- a CDS encoding diguanylate cyclase; this translates as MSQTLESSLFQRKQIAFLLSPDKAFAEMLQKLWSPDVIEFKVFEHGGGAIEHLFNEPPDLLVVDNRLSDISGKEIANLVKSENVYRQLPVVMCVDPVDVEEPWNWNKIEVDDFLVRPFNPSEVRDRINLTLCRAMRALDANPLSKLPGNTSIIQRIQQLIDGKEDFALAYCDLDYFKSYNDKYGFSRGDEILMMSARLIVNTIRSYQGVLSFVGHVGGDDFVFILPPDKVEDACQRIIKAFDDIVPHFYDPDDRARGNITSVDREGNTKVFPLMAISIAVVVNTEARIGHYGEVSSIAMGLKKKAKENPASCYVIDRRKA
- the xerC gene encoding tyrosine recombinase XerC, with translation MSSTGAKRNQPGEFVRGFLAYLEVEKGYSAATIRSYGTDLEQFELFLKRAKRSLEKPGRVTRDHVRGFLADLHRQQLSKSTVGRKLSSLRAYFKYLMRHKVVAKNPMAGIRNPKQEKRHPQLLNVDQAVSMMEAAIEPDPEGLRDLALAEVLYGSGLRISEAIGLDLNDVDSDVIRVVGKGSKERIVPLSDAAVKRIRRYMEQRHALLKDDYSEQALFLSVRGAKRLNRRQANRIVAKLARLAGLPKDVHPHMLRHSFATHMLEAGADLRSVQELLGHENLTTTQRYTHLDMQHIMQVYDQAHPRSAEKDDGEK
- a CDS encoding peptidylprolyl isomerase, whose translation is MENPMVLLETPEGEILIELYADKAPATVENFLKYVDDEFYDGTLFHRVIKGFMIQGGGLTFSMEEKETREAIANEATNGLKNVEGTVAVARTLDPHSGAAQFFINVADNADLDHTDETDENFGYCVFGEVIDGMDVAMKISKKKTKSYQGFDDVPVDPISIITARRFE